A portion of the Natronococcus sp. AD-5 genome contains these proteins:
- a CDS encoding HVO_0758 family zinc finger protein — MKSVRKALREGELEKDTYDRLVCGQCEKPLKTENDPDQIKTVRICPDCAAEWKEIR, encoded by the coding sequence ATGAAATCAGTCCGGAAGGCACTTCGCGAGGGCGAACTCGAGAAAGACACCTACGACCGACTCGTCTGCGGCCAGTGCGAGAAACCGCTGAAGACCGAGAACGACCCGGATCAGATCAAGACGGTCCGGATCTGTCCCGACTGCGCCGCGGAGTGGAAAGAGATCCGGTAG
- a CDS encoding glycosyltransferase family protein produces MEYVQERIATLHDLGDAAVPDGLERDPVAETAVVVPMTDREHESPAAARVLSELEALDPAAVFVPVRASPDRIEPFREWLESFALPMRVLWCNAPDLEALLFDVGLADGAGKGRDVWLALGPAAEAAEYVVVHDADARSYEADHVRRLLAPLTMDFAFSKGYYARVEQGRLYGRLFRLFYAPLLRALSAGHDAPVIAYFDAFRYALAGEFAMRADLAERLRPPRAWGLEVGTVGDAFDYAGFAGTAQVDLGRHEHDHRAVAGDAGLEGMSREVAAELLRAFQERGVAPDYESLPARYRAAGRELIEQYRADATFNGLAYDPAEERDQLERYAESIAPPGPDRRLPRWTNAPITPQAVVHAADPRLERPVDSAGGD; encoded by the coding sequence ATGGAGTACGTCCAGGAGCGAATCGCGACGCTCCACGATCTCGGCGACGCGGCGGTCCCCGATGGCCTCGAGCGCGATCCCGTCGCCGAGACGGCCGTCGTCGTTCCGATGACCGACCGGGAACACGAGAGTCCGGCCGCCGCGCGCGTGCTCTCGGAACTCGAGGCGCTCGACCCGGCCGCCGTGTTCGTCCCCGTCCGCGCTTCGCCGGACCGCATCGAGCCGTTTCGCGAGTGGCTCGAGTCGTTCGCGCTGCCGATGCGGGTGCTCTGGTGTAATGCCCCCGACCTCGAGGCGCTGCTTTTCGACGTCGGCCTCGCCGACGGCGCCGGAAAGGGCCGCGACGTCTGGCTCGCGCTCGGTCCCGCCGCCGAGGCCGCCGAGTACGTCGTCGTGCACGACGCCGACGCCCGGAGTTACGAGGCCGATCACGTTCGCCGCCTGCTCGCGCCCCTGACGATGGACTTCGCCTTCTCGAAGGGGTACTACGCGCGCGTCGAGCAGGGTCGGCTCTACGGCCGACTCTTCCGACTGTTCTACGCCCCCCTGCTCCGGGCGCTCTCGGCGGGTCACGACGCGCCCGTCATCGCGTACTTCGACGCGTTCCGGTACGCGCTCGCCGGCGAGTTCGCAATGCGGGCCGACCTCGCCGAGCGACTCCGGCCGCCCCGAGCGTGGGGGCTCGAGGTCGGAACGGTAGGGGACGCCTTCGACTACGCCGGCTTCGCGGGGACCGCGCAGGTCGACCTCGGCCGCCACGAACACGACCACCGCGCCGTCGCGGGCGACGCGGGCCTCGAGGGGATGAGCCGCGAGGTGGCGGCCGAACTCCTGCGCGCCTTCCAGGAGCGCGGCGTCGCGCCCGACTACGAGAGCCTGCCGGCCCGATACCGCGCGGCCGGCCGGGAGTTGATCGAGCAGTACCGGGCGGACGCGACGTTCAACGGCCTCGCGTACGATCCAGCGGAGGAGCGCGATCAGCTCGAGCGCTACGCCGAGTCGATCGCCCCGCCGGGCCCCGACCGCCGACTGCCGCGCTGGACGAACGCGCCGATCACGCCGCAGGCGGTCGTCCACGCGGCCGATCCCCGGCTCGAGCGACCGGTCGACTCGGCGGGCGGCGACTGA